A region from the Eptesicus fuscus isolate TK198812 chromosome 1, DD_ASM_mEF_20220401, whole genome shotgun sequence genome encodes:
- the PLXNB3 gene encoding plexin-B3, translating into MAPWSPFGPHLLLVLLLLCPPLPPTQAHRFSALNTTFNHLALAPGRGTVYVGAVNRLFQLSPELQLEAVAVTGPIFDSPDCVPFRDPAECPQAQLTDNANQLLLVSSRARELVACGQVRQGVCEKRRLEDVSQLLYQAEDPGDGQFVAANAPGVATVGLVVPAPGRDLLLVARGLAGKLSGGVPPLTVRQLAGPQPFSSEGLGRLVVGDLSDYNNSYVAAFANARSAYFVFRRRGARAQAEYRSYVARVCLGDANLYSYVEVPLHCHGQGLIQAAFLAPGTLLGAFATGPKGTQAALCAFPLAELDGSMEQARRLCYTAGGRGPSGTEEATVEYGVTSRCVTLPPDSPESYPCGDEHTPSPIAGRQPLEARPLLQLGQPISAIAALQADGHMVAFLGDTQGQLHKVFLNGSQSQVYHSQQVGPPGSAIIPDLLVDNSSSHLYVLTAQQVDRVPVAACPQFPDCTSCLQARDPLCGWCILQGRCTRKGQCARAAQPNQWLWSYEEDSRCLHVQSLLPAHHPRQEQGQVTLSVPRLPTLAMDEYFHCAFGDYDSLAQVEGPHVACVTPPHDQLPLNPPGTDHVTLSLALMFEDVAIAVTNFSFYDCSAVHALEVAAPCRACVSSLWRCHWCPQSSRCVYGEHCPEGERTIYSTQEVDVQMRGPGVCPQVEGLAGPLLVPVGWESRLALRVRNLQHFRGLPASYHCWLELPGELKRLPASLEETAGDAGLVYCQAQQFHPPMAQRELPVPIYVTRGEGQRLDNARPLHVTLYDCAVGHPDCSHCQAANGSLGCLWCSHGQPACLYGPLCPPGAVELLCPTPTIDMIEPLTGPPEGGLALTILGSNLGRDFADVQDAVSVAGQPCNPDPALYRTSARIVCVTSPAPKGTTGPIQVAIKSRPPGISIQHFTYQDPILLSLSPQRGPQAGGTQLTIHGQHLQTGGNISAFVGSQSCPIQEPVCPEAIVCHTMPQAGPGEAVVRVVFGQAQRILGASPFRYTANPQLTAAEPSVSFRGGGRLIRVRGQDLDVVRHPLLSVWLETAAEAQATGAQPQDLRRGCGAPAEPPQACVQLEGGLLQCSTVCSINSSSLLLCRSPAVPDGARPQRVFFSLDNVRVDFANASGGRDFLYQPNPRLAPLSRKGPARLKPGNVLDVEGEGLNLGISKEEVRVHIGDGECLVKTLTLTHLYCEPPPRVPQAANGSSALPQFVVQMGNLRLALGPVQYEAEPAPPAFPVEAQVGLGMGVAVLTAAVLLLTLMYRHKSKQALRDYQKVLVQLENLEIGVGDQCRKEFTDLMTEMTDLSSDLEASGIPFLDYRTYTERVFFPGHGSCPLQPLFEGPGEEGHRVPVRQGLTQLSNLLNSKLFLLTLIHTLEEQPSFSQRDRCHVASLLSLALHSKLEYLTDIMKTLLGDLAAHYVHKNPKLMLRRTETMVEKLLTNWLSICLYTFLREVAGEPLYMLLRAIQYQVDKGPVDAVTGKAKRTLNDSHLLREDMDFRPLTLMVLVGPGAGGASGSSSAQHVPARVLDTDTITQVKEKVLEQVYKGTPFSQRPSVHTLDLEWRSGLAGHLTLSDEDLTSVTQNHWKRLNTLQHYKVPDGATVRLIPQLHNGGAVSQSLAQSCSSGENIPMLEDGEESGVRLWHLVKGTEEPEGNKVRRSSLRERERERARAKAIPEIYLTRLLSMKGTLQKFVDDTFQAILSVNRPVPIAVKYLFDFLDELAEKHGIEDPETLHIWKTNSLLLRFWVNTLKNPQLIFDIRVSDNVDAILAVIAQTFIDSCTVSEHKVGRDSPVNKLLYAREIPRYKQMVERYYSDIRQSSPASYQEMNSALAELSGNYTSAPHCLEALQELYNHIHRYYDQIINALEEDPVGQKMQLACRLQQIAALVENKVTDL; encoded by the exons ATGGCTCCCTGGTCTCCCTTCGGCCCCCACCTCCTGCTCGTGCTGTTGCTGCTGTGCCCACCGCTGCCCCCGACTCAGGCCCATCGCTTCTCCGCGCTCAACACTACCTTCAACCACTTGGCACTGGCGCCCGGCCGGGGCACAGTCTACGTGGGGGCGGTGAACCGCCTCTTCCAGCTCAGCCCGGAATTACAGCTTGAGGCTGTGGCTGTCACCGGCCCCATCTTCGACAGTCCCGACTGCGTGCCTTTCCGTGACCCGGCTGAGTGCCCGCAGGCCCAGCTCACTGATAACGCCAACCAGCTGCTTCTCGTGAGCAGCCGGGCCCGGGAGCTGGTGGCCTGCGGGCAGGTGCGGCAGGGCGTGTGCGAGAAGCGGCGCCTGGAGGACGTGTCTCAGCTTCTGTACCAGGCCGAGGACCCGGGCGATGGGCAGTTTGTGGCCGCCAATGCCCCAGGAGTGGCCACGGTGGGCCTGGTGGTGCCTGCACCAGGCCGGGAcctcctgctggtggccagaggcctggcggGCAAGCTGTCAGGAGGGGTGCCACCCCTGACTGTCCGCCAGCTGGCTGGGCCGCAGCCCTTCTCCAGCGAGGGCCTGGGCCGCCTCGTGGTGGGAGACTTGTCTGATTACAACAACAGCTACGTGGCGGCCTTTGCCAACGCCCGCTCCGCCTACTTCGTCTTCCGCCGTCGTGGGGCCCGGGCACAGGCCGAATATCGCTCCTATGTTGCCCGAGTCTGCCTGGGGGATGCCAATCTTTACTCCTACGTGGAGGTACCCCTCCACTGCCATGGTCAGGGCCTCATCCAGGCTGCCTTCCTCGCCCCGGGCACCTTGCTGGGGGCCTTTGCCACAGGCCCGAAGGGGACACAGGCGGCCCTGTGCGCCTTCCCCCTGGCAGAGCTGGACGGCAGCATGGAGCAGGCCCGGCGCCTGTGCTACACAGCAGGCGGCCGGGGCCCCAGCGGCACGGAGGAAGCCACCGTGGAGTATGGCGTCACTTCACGCTGCGTCACCCTGCCCCCT GACTCCCCTGAGTCGTACCCCTGTGGCGATGAGCACACCCCCAGCCCCATCGCTGGCCGCCAGCCCCTGGAGGCCAGGCCTCTGCTGCAGCTCGGGCAGCCCATCAGCGCCATCGCAGCCCTCCAGGCAGATGGGCACATGGTAGCCTTCCTGGGGGACACCCAGGGCCAGCTGCATAAG GTCTTTCTCAATGGCTCCCAAAGCCAGGTGTATCACTCCCAGCAAGTGGGGCCTCCAGGCTCAGCGATCATCCCCGACCTGCTGGTGGATAACAGCAGCAGCCACCTCTACGTCCTGACTGCCCAGCAG GTGGACCGGGTACCCGTGGCCGCCTGCCCCCAGTTCCCCGACTGCACCAGCTGCCTCCAGGCCCGGGACCCGCTGTGTGGCTGGTGCATCCTCCAAGGCAG GTGTACCCGCAAGGGCCAATGTGCGAGGGCAGCCCAGCCCAACCAGTGGCTGTGGAGCTATGAGGAAGACAGTCGCTGCCTGCATGTCCAGAGCTTGCTGCCGGCCCACCACCCCcgccaggagcagggccag GTCACCTTGTCTGTCCCCCGGCTGCCCACCCTGGCTATGGATGAATACTTCCATTGTGCCTTTGGAGACTACGACAGCTTGGCTCAAGTGGAAGGGCCCCACGTGGCCTGTGTCACCCCTCCCCACGACCAGCTGCCACTTAACCCTCCAGGCACAG ACCACGTCACCTTGTCCCTGGCCTTGATGTTTGAGGATGTGGCCATCGCTGTCACCAACTTCTCCTTCTATGACTGCAGTGCTGTCCATGCCTTGGAGGTGGCTGCCCC gtGCCGTGCTTGTGTGAGCAGCCTCTGGCGATGCCACTGGTGCCCCCAGAGCAGCCGCTGTGTGTACGGAGAGCACTGCCCAGAGGGCGAGAGGACCATCTATAGCACCCAGGAG GTGGATGTCCAGATGCGTGGCCCAGGGGTGTGTCCTCAGGTTGAGGGCCTGGCAGGTCCCCTCCTCgtgcctgtgggctgggagagCCGCTTGGCCCTGCGAGTTCGGAACCTTCAGCATTTCCGA GGTCTGCCTGCCTCCTACCACTGCTGGCTGGAGCTGCCCGGAGAACTAAAGAGGCTGCCAGCCTCCCTGGAAGAGACAGCTGGGGATGCGGGCCTCGTCTACTGCCAGGCTCAGCAG tTCCACCCCCCCATGGCCCAGCGGGAGCTCCCGGTGCCCATCTACGTCACCCGGGGTGAGGGTCAGCGGCTGGACAATGCCCGTCCTCTTCATG TGACCCTGTACGACTGTGCCGTGGGCCACCCcgactgcagccactgccaggcaGCCAACGGGAGCCTGGGCTGCCTGTGGTGCAGCCACGGCCAGCCTGCCTGTCTCTATGGGCCACTGTGCCCACCTGGGGCCGTGGAGCTGCTGTGTCCAACACCCACCATCGACATG ATCGAGCCTCTGACTGGCCCCCCTGAGGGCGGCTTGGCCCTCACCATCCTGGGCTCCAATCTGGGCCGAGACTTTGCGGACGTGCAGGACGCCGTGAGcgtggccggccagccctgcaaCCCTGACCCTGCTCTCTACCGCACCTCTGCCCG GATTGTGTGTGTGACATCTCCGGCCCCCAAAGGCACCACAGGGCCAATCCAAGTGGCCATTAAGAGTCGGCCACCAGGCATCTCCATCCAACACTTCACCTACCAG GATCCCATCCTGCTGAGCCTGAGTCCCCAGAGAGGTCCCCAGGCAGGGGGCACCCAGCTCACCATCCATGGGCAACACCTCCAGACAGGAGGCAACATCAGTGCTTTTGTGGGCAGCCAATCCTGTCCTAT ccaGGAGCCAGTGTGTCCTGAGGCCATTGTGTGCCACACCATGCCCCAGGCCGGCCCAGGAGAGGCTGTGGTCCGCGTGGTCTTTGGCCAGGCCCAGCGCATACTGGGAGCCAGCCCTTTCCGCTACACAGCCAACCCCCAGCTCACGGCGGCAGAGCCCAGCGTCAGCTTCCGAGG GGGCGGGCGGCTGATCCGAGTCAGGGGCCAGGATCTAGACGTGGTGCGGCATCCCCTGCTGTCCGTGTGGCTGGAGACCGCGGCGGAGGCGCAGGCTACGGGAGCCCAGCCCCAGGACCTCCGGAGGGGCTGTGGGGCCCCTGCGGAACCCCCGCAGGCTTGTGTCCAGCTTGAGGGGGGTTTGCTGCAG TGCTCCACCGTCTGCTCCATCAactcctccagcctcctcctgTGCCGGAGCCCCGCTGTGCCAGACGGTGCACGCCCCCAGCGCGTCTTCTTCTCCCTAGACAACGTGCGCGTGGACTTTGCCAACGCCAGCGGGGGCCGGGACTTCCTGTACCAGCCCAACCCCCGGCTGGCCCCCCTCAGCCGCAAGGGGCCTGCCCGCCTCAAGCCAGGCAACGTCCTAGACGTGGAG GGCGAGGGCCTCAACCTGGGGATCAGCAAGGAGGAGGTGCGCGTGCACATTGGCGATGGCGAGTGCCTGGTCAAGACGCTCACACTCACCCACCTGTACTGTGAGCCACCCCCGCGGGTCCCGCAGGCCGCCAACGGCTCCAGTGCGCTGCCGCAGTTTGTG GTACAGATGGGCAACCTGCGGCTGGCCCTGGGCCCAGTGCAGTATGAGGCTGAGCCTGCACCGCCTGCCTTCCCCGTGGAAGCTCAGGTCGGCTTGGGCATGGGTGTTGCTGTGCTGACGGCCGCTGTGCTACTCCTGACTCTCATGTACAG GCACAAGAGCAAGCAGGCCCTGCGTGACTACCAGAAGGTTCTGGTGCAGCTGGAGAACCTGGAGATCGGGGTGGGTGACCAGTGCCGCAAGGAATTCACAG ACCTGATGACCGAGATGACTGACCTCAGCAGCGACCTGGAGGCCAGCGGGATCCCCTTCCTGGACTACCGCACCTACACCGAGCGCGTCTTCTTCCCGGGCCACGGCAGCTGCCCGCTGCAGCCCCTGTTCGAAGGGCCTGGGGAAGAGGGCCACCGGGTCCCCGTGCGCCAGGGCCTCACGCAGCTCTCCAATCTGCTCAACAGCAAGCTTTTTCTTCTCACA ctcaTCCACACGCTGGAGGAGCAGCCCAGCTTCTCCCAGCGGGACCGCTGCCACGTGGCCTCGCTGCTGTCCCTGGCGCTGCACAGCAAGCTGGAGTACCTGACGGACATCATGAAGACGCTGCTTGGTGACTTAGCCGCCCATTATGTGCACAAGAACCCCAAGCTCATGCTTCGAAG gacGGAGACCATGGTGGAGAAGCTGCTCACGAACTGGCTGTCCATCTGTCTCTACACCTTCCTCAGG gaggtggctggtgaGCCGCTGTATATGCTCCTCCGGGCCATCCAGTACCAGGTGGATAAGGGTCCTGTGGACGCCGTGACAGGCAAGGCTAAAAGGACCCTGAATGACAGTCACCTGCTTCGGGAGGACATGGACTTCCGGCCCCTAACGTTGATGGTGCTGGTGGGCCCTGGGGCCGGTGGGGCCTCCGGGAGCAGCTCAGCGCAGCACGTGCCCGCCCGGGTGCTCGACACAGACACCATCACTCAGGTCAAGGAGAAGGTGTTGGAGCAAGTCTACAAGGGTACCCCGTtctcccagaggccctccgtgcaCACCCTAGACCTCG AGTGGCGCTCGGGCCTGGCTGGTCACCTAACCTTATCGGATGAGGACCTGACCTCAGTGACCCAGAATCACTGGAAGAGACTCAACACCCTCCAGCACTACAAG GTCCCAGATGGGGCCACAGTGAGGCTCATCCCCCAGCTGCACAATGGAGGCGCCGTCTCCCAGAGCCTGGCCCAGAGCTGCTCCTCCGGGGAGA ACATCCCCATGCTGGAGGACGGCGAGGAGAGTGGGGTCCGCCTCTGGCACCTGGTGAAAGGCACCGAGGAGCCAGAAGGGAACAAGGTTCGGCGCAGCAGCctgcgggagcgggagcgggagcgggcaCGGGCCAAAGCCATCCCGGAAATCTACCTCACCCGCCTGCTCTCCATGAAG GGCACACTGCAGAAGTTCGTGGATGACACCTTCCAGGCCATCCTGAGCGTGAACCGGCCCGTGCCCATCGCTGTCAAGTACCTGTTCGACTTCCTGGATGAGCTGGCAGAGAAGCATGGCATCGAGGACCCAGAGACCTTGCACATCTGGAAGACTAACAG CCTGCTGCTCCGATTCTGGGTGAACACGCTGAAGAACCCACAGCTCATCTTTGACATACGGGTGTCAGACAACGTGGATGCCATTCTTGCCGTCATCGCCCAGACCTTCATCGACTCCTGTACAGTCTCGGAGCACAAAGTGGGCCGG GATTCCCCGGTGAACAAACTGCTCTACGCCCGGGAGATCCCTCGCTACAAGCAGATGGTGGAGAG ATACTACTCTGACATTCGCCAGAGCTCTCCGGCAAGCTACCAGGAAATGAATTCAGCTCTGGCCGAGCTCTCGGGG AACTACACCTCTGCTCCCCACTGTCTGGAAGCCCTGCAAGAACTCTATAACCACATCCACAGGTATTATGACCAG ATCATCAACGCCCTGGAGGAGGACCCTGTGGGCCAGAAGATGCAGCTGGCCTGCCGCCTGCAGCAGATCGCCGCCCTGGTGGAGAACAAGGTGACTGACCTGTGA
- the SRPK3 gene encoding SRSF protein kinase 3 isoform X2 has protein sequence MSASTGGGGGDSVSSSSSSQASCGPESSGSELAPAVPAPRMLQGLLGSDDEEQEDPKDYCKGGYYPVKIGDLFNGRYHVVRKLGWGHFSTVWLCWDIQRKRFVALKVVKSAGHYTETAVDEIKLLKCVRDSDPSDPKRETIVQLIDDFRISGVNGVHVCMVLEVLGHQLLKWIIKSNYQGLPVPCVKSIVRQVLHGLDYLHTKCKIIHTDIKPENILLCVGDTYIRRLAAEATEWQQSGASPPSRSTVSTAPQEVTPGKLSKNKKKKMRRKRKQQKWLLEERLRDLQRLEALEAAAQAEDSGSRLEGGSGSTSSSGFSGSLFSPASCSILSGSSNQRETGGLLSPSTPFGASNLLVNPLEPQNADKIKIKIADLGNACWVHKHFTEDIQTRQYRALEVLIGAEYGPPADIWSTACMAFELATGDYLFEPHSGEDYSRDEDHIAHIVELLGDIPPAFALSGRYSREFFNRRGELRHIHNLKRWGLYEVLMEKYEWPLEQATQFSAFLLPMMEYIPEKRASAADCLQHPWLNP, from the exons ATGAGCGCCAGCACAGGCGGTGGCGGCGGGGACagtgtcagcagcagcagcag CTCACAGGCCTCCTGCGGGCCCGAGTCCTCGGGCTCTGAACTAGCACCCGCTGTGCCCGCACCTCGGAtgctgcaggggctgctgggctccGATGACGAGGAGCAGGAGGACCCCAAGGACTACTGCAAGG GTGGCTACTACCCTGTGAAGATTGGTGATCTGTTCAATGGGCGGTACCACGTGGTGCGCAAGCTGGGCTGGGGCCACTTCTCTACCGTCTGGCTCTGCTGGGACATCCA GCGCAAGCGCTTTGTGGCCCTAAAAGTGGTGAAGAGCGCAGGGCATTACACGGAGACAGCTGTGGATGAGATCAAGCTCCTGAAATGT GTCCGAGACAGTGATCCCAGTGACCCCAAAAGAGAGACCATTGTCCAGCTCATTGATGACTTCAGGATCTCAGGGGTTAATGGAGTCC ATGTGTGCATGGTGCTGGAGGTCCTGGGCCACCAGCTCCTCAAGTGGATCATCAAGTCCAACTACCAGGGCCTGCCCGTGCCCTGCGTGAAGAGCATTGTGAGACAG GTGCTGCATGGCCTGGACTACCTCCACACCAAATGCAAGATCATCCACACAGACATCAAGCCGGAGAACATCCTGCTGTGTGTGGGTGACACCTACATCAGGCGCCTggctgctgaggccacagagtgGCAGCAGTCAGGGGCCTCGCCCCCATCCCGCTCCACAG TGAGCACTGCcccccaggaggtcacg CCGGGTAAGCTGtcgaaaaacaagaaaaagaagatgaGGCGCAAAAGGAAACAGCAGAAGTGGCTGCTGGAGGAGCGGCTGCGTGACCTGCAGAGGCTGGAGGCCTTGGAGGCAGCGGCCCAAGCTGAGG ACTCTGGCTCAAGACTAGAGGGGGGCAGCGGCTCCACCTCTTCTTCTG GCTTCTCCggctcccttttctctcctgCCTCGTGCTCCATCCTCTCAGGCTCATCCAATCAGCGGGAGACTGGGGGCCTCCTGTCACCCAGCA CACCATTTGGTGCCTCGAACCTCCTGGTGAACCCCCTGGAACCTCAAAATGCAGACAAGATCAAGATCAAGATCGCAGACCTGGGCAACGCCTGCTGGGTG CACAAGCACTTCACTGAGGACATACAGACGCGGCAGTACCGGGCCCTGGAGGTGTTGATTGGTGCCGAGTATGGGCCCCCGGCCGACATCTGGAGCACAGCGTGCATG GCCTTTGAGCTAGCCACCGGCGACTACTTGTTCGAGCCCCACTCTGGAGAAGACTATAGTCGTGATGAGG ACCACATCGCCCACATCGTGGAGCTCCTGGGAGACATCCCCCCAGCCTTCGCCCTCTCCGGCCGCTACTCCCGGGAGTTCTTCAACCGGAGAG GAGAGCTGCGGCACATCCACAACCTCAAGCGCTGGGGCCTGTATGAGGTGCTCATGGAGAAGTATGAGTGGCCGCTGGAGCAGGCCACGCAGTTCAGTGCCTTCCTGCTGCCCATGATGGAGTACATCCCCGAAAAGCGGGCCAGTGCAGCCGACTGCCTCCAGCACCCTTGGCTCAACCCCTAG
- the SRPK3 gene encoding SRSF protein kinase 3 isoform X1 — MSASTGGGGGDSVSSSSSSQASCGPESSGSELAPAVPAPRMLQGLLGSDDEEQEDPKDYCKGGYYPVKIGDLFNGRYHVVRKLGWGHFSTVWLCWDIQRKRFVALKVVKSAGHYTETAVDEIKLLKCVRDSDPSDPKRETIVQLIDDFRISGVNGVHVCMVLEVLGHQLLKWIIKSNYQGLPVPCVKSIVRQVLHGLDYLHTKCKIIHTDIKPENILLCVGDTYIRRLAAEATEWQQSGASPPSRSTVSTAPQEVTPGKLSKNKKKKMRRKRKQQKWLLEERLRDLQRLEALEAAAQAEDSGSRLEGGSGSTSSSGCHPGGARTGPSPASSSPAPGGNRSLSPGSQTSGFSGSLFSPASCSILSGSSNQRETGGLLSPSTPFGASNLLVNPLEPQNADKIKIKIADLGNACWVHKHFTEDIQTRQYRALEVLIGAEYGPPADIWSTACMAFELATGDYLFEPHSGEDYSRDEDHIAHIVELLGDIPPAFALSGRYSREFFNRRGELRHIHNLKRWGLYEVLMEKYEWPLEQATQFSAFLLPMMEYIPEKRASAADCLQHPWLNP; from the exons ATGAGCGCCAGCACAGGCGGTGGCGGCGGGGACagtgtcagcagcagcagcag CTCACAGGCCTCCTGCGGGCCCGAGTCCTCGGGCTCTGAACTAGCACCCGCTGTGCCCGCACCTCGGAtgctgcaggggctgctgggctccGATGACGAGGAGCAGGAGGACCCCAAGGACTACTGCAAGG GTGGCTACTACCCTGTGAAGATTGGTGATCTGTTCAATGGGCGGTACCACGTGGTGCGCAAGCTGGGCTGGGGCCACTTCTCTACCGTCTGGCTCTGCTGGGACATCCA GCGCAAGCGCTTTGTGGCCCTAAAAGTGGTGAAGAGCGCAGGGCATTACACGGAGACAGCTGTGGATGAGATCAAGCTCCTGAAATGT GTCCGAGACAGTGATCCCAGTGACCCCAAAAGAGAGACCATTGTCCAGCTCATTGATGACTTCAGGATCTCAGGGGTTAATGGAGTCC ATGTGTGCATGGTGCTGGAGGTCCTGGGCCACCAGCTCCTCAAGTGGATCATCAAGTCCAACTACCAGGGCCTGCCCGTGCCCTGCGTGAAGAGCATTGTGAGACAG GTGCTGCATGGCCTGGACTACCTCCACACCAAATGCAAGATCATCCACACAGACATCAAGCCGGAGAACATCCTGCTGTGTGTGGGTGACACCTACATCAGGCGCCTggctgctgaggccacagagtgGCAGCAGTCAGGGGCCTCGCCCCCATCCCGCTCCACAG TGAGCACTGCcccccaggaggtcacg CCGGGTAAGCTGtcgaaaaacaagaaaaagaagatgaGGCGCAAAAGGAAACAGCAGAAGTGGCTGCTGGAGGAGCGGCTGCGTGACCTGCAGAGGCTGGAGGCCTTGGAGGCAGCGGCCCAAGCTGAGG ACTCTGGCTCAAGACTAGAGGGGGGCAGCGGCTCCACCTCTTCTTCTGgctgccaccctgggggggccaggaccggcccctccccagcttcctcctccccggccccaggtGGCAACCGCAGCctcagcccaggctcccagactTCAGGCTTCTCCggctcccttttctctcctgCCTCGTGCTCCATCCTCTCAGGCTCATCCAATCAGCGGGAGACTGGGGGCCTCCTGTCACCCAGCA CACCATTTGGTGCCTCGAACCTCCTGGTGAACCCCCTGGAACCTCAAAATGCAGACAAGATCAAGATCAAGATCGCAGACCTGGGCAACGCCTGCTGGGTG CACAAGCACTTCACTGAGGACATACAGACGCGGCAGTACCGGGCCCTGGAGGTGTTGATTGGTGCCGAGTATGGGCCCCCGGCCGACATCTGGAGCACAGCGTGCATG GCCTTTGAGCTAGCCACCGGCGACTACTTGTTCGAGCCCCACTCTGGAGAAGACTATAGTCGTGATGAGG ACCACATCGCCCACATCGTGGAGCTCCTGGGAGACATCCCCCCAGCCTTCGCCCTCTCCGGCCGCTACTCCCGGGAGTTCTTCAACCGGAGAG GAGAGCTGCGGCACATCCACAACCTCAAGCGCTGGGGCCTGTATGAGGTGCTCATGGAGAAGTATGAGTGGCCGCTGGAGCAGGCCACGCAGTTCAGTGCCTTCCTGCTGCCCATGATGGAGTACATCCCCGAAAAGCGGGCCAGTGCAGCCGACTGCCTCCAGCACCCTTGGCTCAACCCCTAG